From the genome of Streptomyces sp. NBC_01260, one region includes:
- a CDS encoding phytanoyl-CoA dioxygenase family protein encodes MDDTTLVSRFLRDGFVKLEGAVAPRVAADCARLLWRETGCDPDDPATWTQPVHWVAGMAQGPFAAAPNSPSLQHAYDLLVGAGCWEPRYSLGTFPLRFPHEEEPDDAGWHIEGSYLPEGESWYFTNLRSRGRALLMLFLFSEVGEEDAPTRIRVGSHLDVPKVLEKHGEDGASGLALAPDLVAASGHRPVVLATGSPGDVFLCHPFLVHAAQPHHGVRPRFMAQPPLMPAAPYELERADGAYSPVEIAIRRGLGQDTPGPDGDGTDCSAA; translated from the coding sequence ATGGATGACACGACCTTGGTATCCCGTTTCCTGCGCGACGGCTTCGTGAAGTTGGAGGGCGCGGTAGCGCCGCGTGTGGCCGCGGACTGTGCGCGGCTGCTGTGGCGGGAGACGGGCTGCGACCCGGACGATCCGGCGACGTGGACGCAGCCCGTGCACTGGGTGGCCGGCATGGCGCAGGGGCCGTTCGCCGCCGCGCCCAACTCTCCGTCCCTGCAGCACGCGTACGACCTGCTCGTCGGCGCGGGATGCTGGGAGCCGCGTTACTCGCTGGGCACGTTCCCGCTGCGCTTCCCGCACGAGGAGGAGCCGGACGACGCGGGCTGGCACATCGAGGGGAGCTATCTGCCGGAGGGCGAGAGCTGGTACTTCACCAATCTGCGCTCCCGGGGCCGGGCGCTGCTGATGCTGTTCCTGTTCAGCGAGGTCGGTGAGGAGGACGCCCCGACCCGGATCCGGGTCGGCTCGCACCTCGATGTGCCGAAGGTGCTGGAGAAGCACGGGGAGGACGGGGCGAGCGGGCTGGCCCTCGCGCCCGACCTGGTGGCGGCGTCCGGCCACCGGCCCGTCGTCCTCGCCACCGGGTCCCCGGGCGACGTTTTCCTGTGCCATCCGTTCCTGGTGCACGCGGCGCAACCGCACCATGGGGTGCGGCCGCGCTTCATGGCCCAGCCGCCGCTGATGCCGGCCGCGCCGTACGAACTGGAGCGGGCCGACGGCGCGTACTCACCCGTGGAGATCGCGATCCGCCGGGGCCTGGGCCAGGACACCCCCGGCCCGGACGGGGACGGCACCGATTGCAGCGCAGCGTAA
- a CDS encoding helix-turn-helix domain-containing protein: MGDVRRTARHHPIKFSSRRRARGKVGGRPSVVNDDLIRAARDMLPNPENSVTTIAKILGVSVGTLYNHIPDLKELRTSRVPRQLEGSK; this comes from the coding sequence TTGGGTGATGTCAGGCGAACGGCCCGACATCACCCAATCAAGTTCAGTAGCCGCCGCCGCGCCCGAGGCAAGGTCGGCGGGCGGCCGTCGGTCGTCAACGACGACCTCATCCGGGCGGCCCGGGACATGCTGCCCAACCCCGAGAACAGCGTCACCACCATCGCCAAGATCCTCGGCGTCTCGGTCGGCACGCTCTACAACCACATCCCGGACCTCAAGGAACTGCGGACCTCCCGCGTCCCGCGCCAGCTGGAGGGCAGCAAGTGA